A stretch of the Snodgrassella alvi genome encodes the following:
- a CDS encoding Wzy polymerase domain-containing protein — MDQSPIDSCSNIYRSATWVWWLGMLSLCIVPFMSSWRVGTLSSFYLETGTLFFVLCLAGLTVLTRKTKFSLPNSSIVLLVLALLLVIQARVMNLTYASQSDLTALVFVVMAILAWAARGWVIRIGQTQAVTILAMALVLGVLLQSLVCLMQFVGVNSWIPGILRGPGNHYIYGQLAQRNHLGHYLMWGVLALCFLWQQRRLPKWVVWPLLFWFTGVMGLIGSRTIILYVLVIGLSLFFWRWRAGSAANRFLMKLAIAIGLVLLFQLVLSPLFDFFLHISFQSGTARLEQGGFAQSGRHMEWHKAWLIFKSAPWFGYGWGSYAYQGFAIADVYPNGFRQYENTVLFTHCHNLVLQLLAETGVTGLLIVLACFALVIWPHLRKGFNPASIVLVSMILVSLCHSMLEYPLWYSYFLAIFVLFMALTPITSAQLTKSCRPVSKFSNQAGAILALIAMLMMIWQMLLYQQFLKVRANGQIAQAEQMSRLHNLRKHMYFMRYYVDMAVIEKLNVTDSFLPLCGKQAALLAGRYRPYSNTFIRGLYLEQAQQKTAAHDWFTEVSHYYPGMIPSFISRIRNQPYSVAAIQQMQQDCLKYQQQSALKMNCM, encoded by the coding sequence ATGGATCAGTCGCCAATTGATTCGTGTTCGAATATTTACCGCTCTGCTACATGGGTCTGGTGGTTGGGAATGTTGTCGCTGTGCATTGTGCCGTTTATGTCGAGCTGGCGCGTGGGTACCCTGTCTAGTTTTTATCTGGAAACAGGAACATTATTTTTTGTGCTATGTCTTGCTGGGCTGACGGTACTGACTCGCAAAACCAAATTTTCATTGCCCAACAGTAGTATTGTACTGTTGGTGTTGGCACTATTGCTTGTGATTCAGGCACGAGTAATGAATCTTACATATGCTAGTCAGTCCGACCTGACCGCATTAGTTTTTGTGGTAATGGCTATACTTGCTTGGGCGGCGCGTGGATGGGTTATTCGCATCGGCCAGACTCAGGCTGTTACGATTTTGGCTATGGCGTTGGTACTGGGGGTGCTATTACAGTCTCTAGTATGTTTAATGCAGTTTGTGGGTGTAAATAGCTGGATTCCGGGAATATTGCGTGGACCAGGAAATCATTATATTTATGGTCAGCTAGCTCAGCGCAATCATCTAGGACATTACCTGATGTGGGGCGTGCTGGCTTTGTGTTTTTTGTGGCAACAGCGACGCCTGCCGAAATGGGTGGTGTGGCCATTGCTATTTTGGTTTACCGGTGTAATGGGGCTGATTGGTTCTCGTACGATTATTCTGTATGTGCTGGTTATCGGGTTATCACTGTTTTTCTGGCGTTGGCGTGCGGGTTCTGCTGCTAATCGTTTTTTAATGAAACTGGCTATTGCCATTGGCTTGGTATTGCTGTTTCAACTGGTATTGAGCCCACTGTTTGATTTTTTTCTTCATATTAGTTTTCAGTCTGGTACTGCTCGGCTGGAGCAGGGTGGGTTTGCTCAGTCAGGGCGCCATATGGAGTGGCATAAGGCATGGTTAATTTTTAAAAGTGCCCCATGGTTTGGTTATGGCTGGGGTAGCTATGCCTATCAGGGATTTGCAATTGCAGATGTGTATCCGAATGGTTTCCGCCAATATGAAAACACGGTGCTATTTACACACTGCCACAATCTGGTGTTACAGCTATTGGCAGAAACCGGTGTTACTGGTCTGTTAATTGTGTTGGCTTGTTTTGCTTTGGTGATCTGGCCACATCTACGCAAGGGATTTAATCCGGCTTCAATTGTTTTAGTAAGTATGATATTGGTTTCTTTATGCCACAGTATGTTGGAATATCCGCTTTGGTATAGCTATTTTCTTGCTATATTTGTTCTATTTATGGCATTGACACCGATTACGAGCGCTCAATTAACAAAATCCTGTCGGCCTGTTTCTAAGTTCTCCAATCAGGCTGGAGCGATTCTGGCTTTAATCGCCATGTTGATGATGATCTGGCAAATGCTGCTGTATCAACAATTTTTAAAAGTTCGTGCTAATGGTCAGATAGCGCAGGCTGAGCAAATGAGCAGATTGCATAATTTGCGTAAGCATATGTACTTTATGCGTTATTATGTTGACATGGCTGTTATCGAAAAACTGAATGTTACTGATTCTTTTTTACCATTATGTGGTAAACAAGCGGCATTGTTGGCGGGAAGATATCGACCTTACAGCAACACATTTATACGTGGACTTTACCTTGAGCAGGCACAGCAAAAAACGGCTGCTCATGACTGGTTTACAGAGGTAAGTCATTACTATCCCGGAATGATTCCTAGTTTTATAAGCAGAATCAGAAATCAACCATATTCCGTCGCAGCAATACAACAAATGCAGCAGGATTGTCTGAAATATCAGCAGCAAAGTGCGCTGAAAATGAATTGTATGTAG
- the tatC gene encoding twin-arginine translocase subunit TatC produces MSRVIVMPVDENTELTLIDHLLELRRRVMWILAILLLCFAIMVPFAQKIYIFVAEPLMVNLPAGQHMIATEVIAPFFVPLKVTMMAAFLLTLPHTLYQVWAFIAPGLYRHEKRLILPLLIASVFLFTLGMAFAYYLVFPVIFRFLTGITPVGVSMATDIDKYLSFILGMFVAFGVTFEVPVLVILLNRIGVVSVLQLKKARPYVVVGAFVVAAVVTPPDILSQTLLAIPLIFLYEIGILVCRCVGSDKKKSSLSYPVQRQ; encoded by the coding sequence ATGAGCAGAGTAATAGTAATGCCGGTAGATGAAAATACTGAATTGACACTGATAGATCACCTGTTGGAATTACGTCGCCGTGTGATGTGGATTCTGGCTATTCTATTGTTATGCTTTGCGATTATGGTGCCTTTTGCACAGAAAATATATATTTTTGTTGCAGAACCCTTGATGGTGAATCTGCCAGCTGGACAGCATATGATAGCAACCGAAGTGATTGCGCCATTTTTTGTACCTTTGAAGGTGACAATGATGGCTGCTTTTTTACTAACATTGCCACATACGTTATATCAAGTCTGGGCCTTTATAGCTCCTGGCCTTTATCGTCATGAAAAACGTTTGATACTGCCTCTATTAATTGCCAGTGTCTTTTTGTTTACTCTGGGAATGGCATTTGCCTATTATCTGGTTTTCCCAGTTATTTTCCGTTTTCTGACTGGTATTACACCTGTTGGGGTAAGCATGGCTACCGATATCGACAAATATCTGTCTTTTATATTAGGTATGTTTGTGGCATTTGGAGTAACATTTGAAGTTCCGGTACTGGTAATTCTGTTAAACAGAATAGGGGTAGTATCTGTGCTTCAGTTGAAAAAAGCTCGCCCTTATGTTGTGGTTGGTGCATTTGTCGTGGCGGCAGTGGTTACACCGCCAGATATTCTGTCACAAACGCTACTTGCGATCCCTTTAATTTTTCTTTATGAAATCGGGATTTTGGTTTGTCGTTGTGTTGGCAGTGATAAGAAAAAGTCCTCTTTATCATATCCGGTACAAAGACAATAA
- the tatB gene encoding Sec-independent protein translocase protein TatB, with amino-acid sequence MFGLGFGEILLIAVVALVVLGPERLPKVARSAGLWVGRIQNFINNVKTELSEQTGVAEFRQARDSIEAAARSFELDVNNNVRSIRGEVDALKRQIATDEAAETETKMNLFEPLHYSGTNLSDAPLVHRVSLHRQAIQRRRDMRPRHRITPKLRIRRHG; translated from the coding sequence ATGTTTGGTTTGGGTTTTGGAGAGATTCTGCTGATTGCGGTAGTGGCTCTGGTGGTTCTGGGGCCGGAACGTCTACCTAAGGTGGCACGCAGTGCTGGTCTCTGGGTGGGGCGTATTCAGAATTTCATCAATAATGTTAAAACCGAACTAAGCGAGCAGACTGGGGTAGCAGAATTTAGACAAGCACGTGACAGTATTGAGGCCGCTGCGCGGTCATTTGAGCTTGATGTTAATAATAATGTACGTAGTATACGTGGTGAGGTAGATGCATTAAAACGTCAGATCGCTACTGATGAAGCAGCAGAGACCGAAACCAAGATGAACCTTTTCGAGCCACTGCACTACAGTGGTACCAATTTGTCTGATGCTCCGCTGGTGCATCGGGTTTCGCTGCATCGGCAGGCGATACAACGCCGGCGCGATATGCGTCCCCGACATCGTATTACGCCTAAATTGCGTATACGCCGGCACGGATAA
- the tatA gene encoding Sec-independent protein translocase subunit TatA: MGSFSIWHWAVVLLIVVLIFGTKKLRNIGKDLGGAVHDFKQGLNESDREAQKKDDVIEHNKDDSKV; the protein is encoded by the coding sequence ATGGGTAGTTTTTCAATTTGGCACTGGGCAGTGGTATTGCTGATTGTAGTACTGATTTTCGGTACCAAAAAGTTACGTAATATTGGTAAAGATCTGGGCGGTGCTGTACATGATTTTAAACAGGGTCTGAATGAAAGTGATCGTGAAGCACAGAAAAAAGATGATGTAATCGAACATAATAAAGACGATAGTAAAGTTTAG
- a CDS encoding phosphoribosyl-ATP diphosphatase: protein MTTKPVAADVAMILTELADVLDSRRGASPQTSYVAQLLQSGEDKILKKVIEEAGEVLMASKDGDKHHLIKEVADVWFHTMVLLTYHQIRVEEVLQELQQRQHVSGLAEKASRQPQ, encoded by the coding sequence ATGACAACTAAGCCGGTTGCAGCAGATGTAGCCATGATTTTAACTGAATTAGCTGATGTGCTGGATTCCAGACGCGGGGCTTCGCCACAGACTTCTTATGTAGCTCAGTTATTACAAAGTGGTGAAGATAAAATTTTGAAGAAAGTTATCGAGGAAGCAGGCGAGGTGCTGATGGCTTCCAAGGACGGTGACAAGCATCATTTGATTAAGGAAGTAGCTGATGTCTGGTTTCATACTATGGTATTGCTGACCTATCATCAGATTCGCGTAGAAGAAGTTTTACAGGAGTTACAACAGCGACAGCATGTGTCTGGATTGGCTGAAAAAGCCAGTCGTCAGCCGCAGTAA
- the hisI gene encoding phosphoribosyl-AMP cyclohydrolase, with amino-acid sequence MINTLLDAVKWNDKGLVCAVVQDRRTLRVLMVAWMNAEALRQTVATGFAHYYSRSRQRQWMKGEESGHTQKVYELRLDCDGDALVLLVEQQGGIACHTGHASCFYRIYRNNDWISTDPVIKSENEIYTQSECAQKHK; translated from the coding sequence GTGATCAATACGCTTTTGGATGCGGTAAAGTGGAATGATAAAGGATTGGTCTGCGCTGTGGTTCAGGACAGGCGCACTTTGCGCGTGCTGATGGTGGCATGGATGAATGCCGAAGCGTTGAGACAGACTGTTGCTACTGGTTTTGCACATTATTACAGCCGCTCACGACAGAGGCAGTGGATGAAAGGTGAAGAGTCTGGGCATACGCAAAAGGTATATGAGCTGCGTTTGGATTGTGACGGTGACGCGCTAGTTTTGCTGGTTGAACAGCAGGGTGGTATTGCCTGCCACACCGGACATGCTAGCTGTTTTTACCGCATTTATCGGAATAATGACTGGATAAGTACCGATCCTGTTATTAAATCAGAAAATGAAATATATACCCAGTCTGAGTGCGCTCAGAAACATAAATAA
- the hisF gene encoding imidazole glycerol phosphate synthase subunit HisF, with product MALAKRIIPCLDVDNGRVVKGINFISLRDAGNPVEIAQRYNDEGADELTFLDITASSDNRDTILHVIEAVASKVFIPLTVGGGVRSVEDIRRLLNAGADKVSINTAAVSNPDLVNEASAFFGNQAIVVALDAKAVDAENSRWEVFTHGGRRQTGLDAVEWAKNMAMRGAGEILLTSMDRDGTKAGFNIPLTQSVSNAVSVPVIASGGVGNIEHLIEGVQMGYADAVLAASIFHFGEVRIHDAKLAMQQAGIEMRI from the coding sequence ATGGCTTTAGCCAAACGCATTATTCCGTGTCTGGATGTGGACAATGGGCGTGTTGTGAAAGGGATTAATTTTATCTCCCTGCGCGATGCCGGTAATCCAGTGGAAATTGCCCAGCGCTATAATGATGAGGGGGCGGATGAACTTACTTTTCTTGATATCACTGCTAGCTCAGATAATCGCGATACGATTTTGCATGTTATCGAAGCGGTAGCTAGTAAGGTATTTATTCCGCTGACTGTAGGAGGTGGTGTGCGCAGTGTTGAAGATATCCGCCGCCTTCTGAATGCCGGTGCAGATAAGGTTTCAATTAACACAGCCGCTGTCAGCAATCCAGACCTTGTTAATGAGGCCAGTGCTTTTTTTGGCAATCAGGCAATTGTTGTGGCCCTGGATGCTAAAGCAGTGGATGCTGAAAATTCACGCTGGGAAGTTTTTACCCATGGTGGCAGGCGTCAAACGGGACTTGATGCAGTGGAATGGGCGAAAAATATGGCCATGCGTGGAGCAGGGGAAATTTTGCTAACCAGCATGGATAGAGATGGAACTAAAGCTGGTTTCAATATACCACTTACCCAATCGGTAAGTAATGCTGTCAGTGTGCCAGTAATCGCTTCGGGCGGTGTTGGCAATATTGAGCATCTGATTGAAGGTGTGCAGATGGGGTATGCTGATGCGGTACTTGCAGCAAGCATTTTTCATTTTGGTGAAGTACGGATTCATGACGCTAAATTAGCCATGCAGCAGGCTGGTATTGAAATGCGTATTTAA
- the hisA gene encoding 1-(5-phosphoribosyl)-5-[(5-phosphoribosylamino)methylideneamino]imidazole-4-carboxamide isomerase — protein sequence MLLIPAIDLKGGQCVRLQQGLMERATVFSDDPAQMALSWCAQGARRLHLVDLDGAFAGKPENMTAIKDILKQVADNVPVQLGGGIRDLHTIERYLQLGLSYVIIGTAAVNNPQFVRQACAAFPGQIIVGIDAKNGMVATDGWAKITDFQVTELAKRFADDGVNSIIYTDIGRDGMMSGVNIDATVKLAQQTSIPIIASGGVTDLADVEALCAVAKDGIAGAIVGRAIYEGTLDLATAQKIADQYEH from the coding sequence ATGTTATTGATTCCTGCAATTGATTTAAAGGGCGGACAGTGTGTGCGCTTACAACAAGGCCTGATGGAGCGGGCCACCGTATTTTCTGATGATCCTGCACAGATGGCTTTGAGCTGGTGTGCCCAAGGAGCTCGCCGCTTGCATCTGGTGGATTTGGATGGGGCGTTTGCCGGAAAACCAGAAAACATGACCGCAATCAAAGATATACTGAAACAGGTGGCAGATAATGTGCCGGTGCAGCTTGGAGGTGGAATTCGTGATTTGCATACAATAGAACGCTATTTGCAGCTGGGTTTGAGCTACGTCATTATTGGTACTGCTGCGGTAAACAACCCGCAATTTGTGCGTCAGGCTTGTGCTGCCTTTCCCGGGCAAATTATTGTTGGAATTGATGCAAAAAATGGGATGGTGGCAACAGACGGCTGGGCGAAGATAACAGATTTTCAGGTAACAGAGCTGGCCAAACGTTTTGCTGATGATGGTGTAAATAGTATTATTTATACGGATATCGGCCGTGATGGCATGATGAGCGGGGTCAACATTGATGCCACAGTCAAATTGGCTCAACAGACATCTATACCCATTATTGCTTCTGGTGGGGTAACTGATTTGGCGGATGTGGAAGCCCTGTGTGCTGTCGCAAAGGATGGCATTGCCGGAGCCATTGTTGGGCGTGCTATTTATGAAGGTACGCTCGATTTGGCAACAGCACAGAAAATAGCGGATCAGTACGAACACTAG
- the hisH gene encoding imidazole glycerol phosphate synthase subunit HisH, whose amino-acid sequence MKVAIVNYGMGNLHSVLKSVQAAGQLQQIKAEIMLTSEPDEVYAADKIIFPGQGAMPDCMAALLKSGLAEALMDGLQRKPFFGICVGAQLLFEHSEEGNTSGLGWFPGCVKRFQSIVAVNNRPLKIPHMGWNRVHQTQQHPLFAGISQNEWFYFVHSYYLAPQESSLVLGMSDYGEDFACIVGRDNVFATQFHTEKSHVAGLQLLGNFLKWDGTQ is encoded by the coding sequence ATGAAAGTAGCTATTGTCAATTATGGTATGGGTAATCTGCATTCGGTGCTGAAATCAGTTCAGGCGGCTGGTCAGTTACAGCAGATTAAGGCTGAAATTATGCTGACGTCTGAACCGGATGAGGTTTATGCAGCAGACAAAATAATTTTTCCCGGACAGGGTGCCATGCCAGATTGTATGGCAGCTTTGCTGAAAAGCGGTTTGGCAGAAGCATTAATGGATGGATTGCAGCGTAAACCGTTTTTCGGTATCTGTGTTGGTGCGCAGCTACTGTTTGAACACAGCGAAGAAGGTAATACATCCGGCTTGGGCTGGTTTCCTGGTTGTGTTAAGCGGTTTCAATCCATTGTAGCTGTGAATAATCGGCCGCTGAAAATACCGCATATGGGCTGGAACCGTGTTCATCAGACTCAGCAGCACCCTTTATTTGCCGGTATATCGCAGAATGAATGGTTTTATTTTGTACATAGCTATTATTTGGCGCCGCAGGAATCATCTCTGGTATTGGGTATGTCAGATTATGGTGAAGATTTTGCCTGTATCGTGGGCAGAGATAATGTATTTGCCACACAGTTTCATACAGAGAAAAGCCATGTGGCGGGTTTGCAGTTGCTAGGTAATTTTTTAAAGTGGGATGGTACGCAGTAG
- a CDS encoding ATP-binding cassette domain-containing protein, whose product MDKLIGICNDLDLEQGRQMNDDVMVIDVRPIQYWQHNDAENMKYETQASFQPDFESEYYLDKLMQVDLQTDQSHDAITKIVRVWQHADLFPHLNVVDNLTLMQMKVLHLDRLEAHSKALNYLSQVGLYRQALKFPADLSAGEQFLVAVARSLCVRPQVILLNKAMQQHAEADRDVDLQTVMKALLMDGLVLASELDVKELACRQDNNVESNVEAEPMEMLKEESGFFPLWNFSYV is encoded by the coding sequence ATGGATAAGCTGATTGGAATATGTAATGACCTTGATTTAGAGCAAGGTAGACAAATGAATGATGATGTAATGGTAATTGATGTAAGGCCTATCCAATATTGGCAGCACAACGATGCTGAGAATATGAAGTATGAAACTCAGGCTAGTTTTCAGCCTGATTTTGAATCTGAATATTATTTAGACAAATTAATGCAGGTCGATTTGCAAACTGATCAGTCTCATGATGCTATAACTAAGATAGTGAGAGTGTGGCAACATGCTGATCTGTTTCCGCATTTGAATGTGGTCGATAATCTGACATTGATGCAAATGAAAGTATTGCATCTGGATCGTTTAGAAGCGCATAGTAAAGCATTAAATTATCTGTCTCAGGTGGGTTTATATCGTCAGGCATTGAAATTTCCGGCAGATTTATCCGCTGGTGAACAGTTTCTAGTAGCGGTGGCGCGCAGTTTATGTGTGCGGCCACAAGTCATTTTGTTGAATAAAGCGATGCAGCAGCATGCTGAAGCAGACAGGGATGTTGATTTGCAGACAGTGATGAAAGCATTGCTGATGGATGGACTGGTTTTAGCCAGTGAGCTGGATGTGAAAGAATTGGCTTGTCGACAAGATAATAATGTAGAAAGTAATGTGGAAGCCGAACCTATGGAGATGCTAAAGGAAGAAAGTGGTTTCTTTCCACTTTGGAATTTTAGCTACGTATAA
- the hisB gene encoding imidazoleglycerol-phosphate dehydratase HisB has protein sequence MRTAKITRNTSETKIQISLNLDGTGVGRFDTGVPFLEHMLDQIARHGLIDLDIRCRGDVHIDDHHTVEDIGIALGQALKQALGDKCGIARYGYSYVPLDESLSRVVVDLSGRPGLVYNVKFTRALIGRFDVDLFSEFFHGLVNHAMITLHIDNLRGVNAHHQAETIFKAFGRALRMAVAADERMAGVMPSTKGTLTA, from the coding sequence ATGCGAACTGCGAAGATTACACGGAATACCAGTGAAACGAAAATTCAGATAAGTTTAAATCTTGATGGTACTGGTGTAGGCAGGTTTGATACGGGAGTGCCTTTTCTGGAGCATATGCTTGATCAGATTGCCCGTCATGGTTTAATTGATTTGGATATCCGCTGTCGCGGTGATGTGCACATTGATGACCATCATACTGTTGAAGATATTGGTATTGCTCTGGGGCAGGCACTGAAGCAGGCGTTAGGCGATAAATGTGGAATTGCCCGCTATGGATACAGTTATGTGCCGCTGGATGAATCGCTAAGCCGTGTCGTGGTTGATTTATCGGGACGACCGGGACTGGTGTATAACGTTAAATTTACCCGTGCGTTAATTGGACGCTTTGATGTTGATTTGTTTAGTGAATTTTTTCATGGACTGGTCAATCATGCAATGATCACGCTGCATATTGATAATTTGCGTGGTGTGAATGCGCATCATCAGGCTGAAACAATTTTCAAAGCGTTTGGTCGTGCTCTGCGTATGGCTGTAGCTGCGGATGAGCGTATGGCTGGAGTAATGCCTTCTACTAAGGGTACTTTGACTGCATAA
- a CDS encoding PhoH family protein has translation MSQTSHYQLEPIDNTALQRLCGVLDQHIASLGKALNLEITRRFDHFTLTGTQITQGINALESLATIARQRDLNDSDIQLAAVEAKTTTHPETNHQEPKTWTLRTRRGNIGGRTPRQNGYIQALLKHDVVFGLGPAGTGKTYLAVAAAVDAIEKHQVERIVLVRPAVEAGEKLGFLPGDLTQKVDPYLRPLYDALYDLMGFDRVTKLLEKGLIEIAPLAYMRGRTLNGAYIILDEAQNTTPEQMKMFLTRIGFGAKAAITGDTSQIDLPKNIKSGLKDAREKLSNIDGIYFHVFTSEDVVRHPLVQKIVDAYEAAAENELR, from the coding sequence ATGAGTCAAACCAGCCATTACCAGCTCGAACCCATAGATAACACTGCCTTGCAACGCCTGTGTGGCGTTCTGGATCAACATATTGCCAGTCTGGGCAAAGCACTGAATCTGGAAATTACCCGCCGCTTTGACCATTTCACTTTAACCGGCACTCAAATCACACAAGGAATCAACGCATTGGAGAGTCTAGCCACGATTGCACGCCAACGCGACCTAAATGACAGCGATATCCAGCTGGCTGCTGTAGAGGCCAAAACCACCACCCACCCTGAAACCAATCATCAAGAACCCAAAACTTGGACCCTGCGTACTCGCCGCGGTAACATTGGCGGCCGTACCCCGCGGCAGAACGGCTACATACAGGCCTTATTAAAACACGATGTAGTATTTGGATTAGGTCCTGCAGGTACCGGTAAAACCTATCTGGCAGTAGCAGCAGCTGTCGATGCCATCGAAAAACATCAAGTAGAACGAATTGTACTGGTACGGCCTGCCGTAGAAGCAGGTGAAAAGCTCGGTTTTCTGCCCGGTGATCTGACACAGAAAGTCGATCCCTATCTGCGCCCCTTATATGATGCTCTTTACGACCTGATGGGCTTTGACCGCGTCACTAAACTACTTGAAAAAGGCTTGATTGAAATTGCTCCTCTCGCTTATATGCGCGGGCGTACACTAAACGGAGCTTACATCATTCTGGACGAAGCACAAAACACCACACCGGAACAGATGAAAATGTTTCTTACCCGTATTGGATTTGGTGCCAAGGCTGCTATAACCGGTGATACCAGCCAAATTGATTTACCTAAAAATATCAAAAGCGGCCTGAAAGATGCCCGTGAAAAGCTCAGCAATATTGACGGCATCTATTTTCATGTATTCACCAGTGAAGATGTTGTACGCCATCCATTGGTACAGAAAATTGTCGATGCCTACGAAGCCGCTGCGGAAAACGAACTCCGATAA
- a CDS encoding SDR family NAD(P)-dependent oxidoreductase, protein MQKNILITGCSSGIGYATAKLLRQDNWRVYTSCRSAEDVARLRAEGFHCLQLDITSDEQIQTAFDTVLSEFGHLDALFCNAGYGQTGAAEDISRTALHEQFNTNVFGTWQCINVAMKIFRRQQYGRILVNSSILGYAAMPWRSAYNSSKFALEGLCDTLRLETHASGIYISLLEPGPIATRFRPNALVKFKQYIDVENSVHRAAYQAQLNRLQATSSVAPFTLTAEQCASVCARALNAHKPKARYPVTVPAHLFWYLKKIFPITWLDWLCRKAVSKQGK, encoded by the coding sequence ATGCAAAAAAACATTCTGATTACCGGCTGCTCCAGCGGCATTGGCTACGCCACCGCCAAATTATTACGCCAAGACAACTGGCGAGTTTATACCAGTTGCCGCAGCGCTGAAGATGTTGCACGTTTACGTGCAGAAGGTTTTCACTGCCTCCAGCTGGATATTACCAGCGATGAACAAATACAAACCGCTTTTGATACAGTACTGAGTGAATTCGGACATCTGGATGCGCTATTCTGCAATGCCGGCTACGGACAAACTGGTGCCGCTGAGGACATCAGCCGCACAGCTTTGCATGAACAGTTTAATACCAATGTATTCGGTACATGGCAATGCATCAATGTTGCCATGAAAATATTTCGGCGTCAGCAATACGGCCGTATACTGGTTAATTCCAGCATACTTGGATATGCAGCTATGCCGTGGCGTAGTGCCTACAACAGCTCAAAATTTGCACTGGAAGGACTATGCGATACTCTACGCTTGGAAACCCATGCGAGCGGTATTTATATCAGTCTTCTCGAACCCGGACCTATAGCCACACGTTTTCGACCCAATGCGCTGGTTAAATTCAAACAGTACATTGATGTAGAGAACAGCGTTCATCGTGCTGCCTATCAGGCTCAACTCAACCGCTTGCAAGCTACAAGCAGCGTCGCTCCCTTTACATTAACGGCGGAGCAATGTGCCAGCGTTTGTGCGCGCGCCCTGAATGCCCACAAACCTAAAGCTCGCTATCCGGTTACCGTACCGGCACATCTTTTCTGGTATTTAAAAAAAATTTTTCCTATCACGTGGCTGGACTGGCTTTGTCGTAAAGCCGTCAGTAAACAGGGGAAGTAA
- a CDS encoding TetR family transcriptional regulator C-terminal domain-containing protein, protein MTEPATTPTLSRKGRNTKIALIRSGVEAMTTYGYNSANIESILKKVGVPKGSFYYYFKSKEEFGYAILNYYNSFFTKKLQQHLLNENISSALARIKAFCTDARNSMSEYHFNRGCLVGELMQDECLLPPDYPALLSNILHNWQHLIASCLRLAQQQHEINQQTDCNQLACFFWLGWEGAVSRAKLLKNAKPLDTFTQQFFNLIKSA, encoded by the coding sequence ATGACAGAACCAGCTACAACGCCAACATTATCCCGTAAAGGCCGTAATACCAAAATTGCGCTTATCCGCAGCGGCGTAGAAGCCATGACCACATACGGCTACAACAGTGCAAATATTGAAAGCATACTTAAAAAAGTAGGCGTCCCCAAAGGCTCTTTTTATTATTATTTCAAAAGCAAAGAAGAATTTGGCTATGCCATACTCAATTACTATAATAGTTTTTTTACCAAAAAACTACAACAGCACTTACTCAACGAAAACATTTCTTCTGCACTAGCCAGAATCAAGGCATTCTGTACAGATGCCAGAAACAGCATGTCTGAATACCATTTCAACCGCGGCTGCCTAGTTGGTGAGCTAATGCAGGACGAATGCTTGCTTCCGCCGGATTACCCCGCTTTACTCAGCAATATTTTACACAACTGGCAGCACCTCATCGCCAGCTGCTTACGGTTGGCCCAGCAGCAACATGAAATAAACCAGCAAACAGACTGCAACCAACTGGCGTGTTTCTTTTGGCTGGGTTGGGAAGGAGCAGTCAGCCGAGCCAAACTGCTGAAAAATGCCAAACCACTAGACACATTTACCCAACAGTTTTTCAATTTAATCAAATCCGCCTAA